The following coding sequences lie in one Cercospora beticola chromosome 9, complete sequence genomic window:
- a CDS encoding uncharacterized protein (MEROPS:MER0016549), producing the protein MLKLISVVCLALPCFGQFPGPPRGVKVIEAHSSNTLISYKKTTICETTPGVNAYAGYVHLPPDTLLDSGFKQTDPINTFFWFFESRKDPRNAPLTIVQLGGLGVSPLSGPLVLNGPCIVEPDSNSTSLNSWSWNTDSNMLYLDQPVSVGFSYNSLQNYTVDLVSNEFTELNNVDEIPKQNTTSLVGTFSKPGETNVVSTLTAAAASTWHFLQTWVQEFPHYEPKDRRYNLATDGGSSGPTFFEYFERQNERIRNTDGQSASKQMVLTLDTLFMTSPCTDPMMYQSYPEIVQNNTYEIEIVNASIRGQMLDMLYKQDGCLDQLWKCGNLSQIYDREGTGANASVNQVCADANQLCNKMRQLPLDVSGRNIFDFTSRNSRVLDQFYEGYLNHPHVQDDLGVPLNWTSYSEAVRNASLSTAQAFHRNPDRIAYLLDRGIKVHLMYGDRSYGCNWLAGENFSLRVNYAHASQFRSAGYAPISVNTSCTVAGQVRQHGNFSFSLVYDAPLAVAAYQRETAFRVFDRALNNLDIATGKIQMSERYQTNGPQNIRDMRREVPKPALDYCYTLSPGEGCTDEQIAMLENGTAVVKDFILVDRNSTELFPEVVGTY; encoded by the exons ATGCTGAAGTTGATCAGCGTGGTCTGCCTGGCTTTGCCCTGCTTCGGGCAGTTTCCAGGACCACCTCGTGGCGTCAAAGTCATCGAGGCGCACTCTAGCAACACACTCattagctataagaaaaCGACGATCTGCGAAACCACTCCGGGCGTGAATGCATATGCAGGCTACGTTCATCTGCCTCCGGATACCTTACTGGACTCCGGCTTTAAGCAGACCGATCCGATCAACACATTTTTCTGGTTCTTCGAAAGCCGAAAGGATCCCAGGAACGCGCCTCTGACAATCGTCCAACTGGGTGGAC TTGGCGTGTCTCCCTTGTCAGGCCCACTTGTCCTCAATGGCCCATGCATTGTCGAACCGGATTCCAACTCTACCAGCTTGAACTCATGGTCTTGGAACACAGACTCGAATATGCTGTATTTGGATCAGCCCGTCAGTGTTGGATTCTCTTACAATTCTCTGCAGAACTATACTGTGGATCTTGTGAGCAACGAATTTACCGAGCTGAACAATGTAGACGAGATCCCCAAGCAGAACACAACATCTCTTGTGGGAACTTTTTCGAAACCAGGAGAGACAAACGTGGTGTCCACTCtcactgctgcagcagccagCACGTGGCACTTCCTTCAAACTTGGGTGCAGGAGTTTCCTCACTACGAGCCGAAAGACAGGAGATACAATCTGGCGACCGATGGTGGCTCGTCTGGACCGACGTTTTTCGAATATTTCGAGCGACAGAACGAACGTATTCGCAATACAGATGGCCAGAGCGCGAGCAAACAAATGGTACTGACTCTCGACACACTGTTTATGACAAGCCCATGCACCGATCCAATGATGTACCAATCATACCCAGAGATCGTGCAGAACAACACCTACGAGATAGAAATCGTCAACGCTTCGATTCGCGGTCAAATGCTAGATATGCTGTACAAGCAAGATGGATGCCTAGACCAGCTTTGGAAATGCGGAAATCTATCTCAGATCTACGATCGTGAAGGAACAGGAGCCAACGCATCGGTGAACCAAGTCTGCGCAGATGCTAATCAGCTTTGTAACAAG ATGCGGCAGTTACCTTTAGACGTCTCTGGCCGCAacatcttcgacttcacttcgcgCAATAGCCGTGTTCTCGATCAATTCTACGAAGGCTATCTCAACCATCCGCATGTACAAGACGACCTTGGTGTACCTTTGAACTGGACTTCGTACTCCGAAGCAGTCAGGAACGCTTCCTTGTCTACGGCACAGGCTTTTCATCGGAATCCTGACAGGATAGCATACCTACTCGATCGTGGAATCAAAGTCCATTTGATGTATGGCGATCGTAGTTATGGCTGT AACTGGCTCGCCGGAGAAAACTTCTCTCTCAGAGTAAATTATGCCCATGCTTCTCAATTCCGCTCCGCAGGCTACGCGCCGATCAGCGTCAACACTTCTTGCACCGTTGCTGGGCAAGTCCGGCAACATGGGAACTTTTCCTTCTCGCTTGTGTACGATGCTCCACTGGCGGTTGCAGCATATCAACGTGAGACTGCTTTTCGTGTATTCGATCGTGCTCTGAACAATCTGGACATCGCTACTGGCAAGATTCAAATGAGCGAAAGATATCAGACAAATGGGCCACAGAATATTCGTGATATGAGACGGGAGGTCCCGAAACCGGCACTGGATTACTGCTACACCTTGTCACCAGGAGAGGGCTGCACAGATGAGCAGATCGCTATGCTGGAAAATGGTACTGCAGTCGTAAAAGACTTCATCTTGGTTGATCGGAATTCTACGGAACTGTTTCCTGAGGTTGTTGGGACTTATTGA